Sequence from the Candidatus Eisenbacteria bacterium genome:
GCCGCTCGATTGCCCGGCCTCGAGCTCGCCGTTCTCCAGATCGCCCTCGAGAATGCCCTTCCGGGACGCGGACCGCCCGTACACCAGGACGAGCTCCTCCTGGGGCGCGCAGCGCGCCTCGGCCTCGCGCACCCGCTGCACGAAGGGATTGAGGATCGCCCGGACCGGCGCGATGCGCCTCGCGAAGAGAGCGGTGCCGTTGTCTCCGGCGCGGACGATCGCCTCCTTGTAGCTTGCGTGGGACGAGGACTCCGGCGTGGCCGCGAAGCGCGTGCCGACGGAGACTCCCTCGGCGCCGAGGGCGAGCGCCGCGAGGAATCCGCGTCCATCCGCGAT
This genomic interval carries:
- a CDS encoding nitronate monooxygenase gives rise to the protein IADGRGFLAALALGAEGVSVGTRFAATPESSSHASYKEAIVRAGDNGTALFARRIAPVRAILNPFVQRVREAEARCAPQEELVLVYGRSASRKGILEGDLENGELEAGQSSGLVREVIPAAEVVRRMVSDYETARANLPA